Below is a window of Ochotona princeps isolate mOchPri1 chromosome 19, mOchPri1.hap1, whole genome shotgun sequence DNA.
gagagaatgcttcaaCCGTTTGCTGACTTGGAGCCATAAAAACAGGAGCGGAACATGTGGTCCTTTGTCAGAATTTTAATAGAAAATGCAAGCAAACTGATCATGGTTCTCAATAATATACTGGGGGAAGtacattttattaaaagtatatttatttgataCATAGGAATGTAGAAAGACAGAGCGAGTGAGTAAGCCAGTGAGAGCTCCCAGTTGCCAATTCGCATGACTGGCTGGGAGTGGATCAGGGCTGAAGTTGGGTGGCAGAGCCTGCGCTGTCTGAGTTAACACTGCCTCTTCCTGGGAgctgcattagcatggagctggaatcTGCGGACAGAACTGGGAATCAAGGCGCACATGCTGAGACACTGCGTGGTGAAAAGTAGCTCAGGCTTACAGGAAGGCAGTAAGGAAATCAGATTTATCATCTGAGTTTGGTAAAGGAAGACTGAGGAGAAGTAGCAGAGGAGCCGTGTCAGCACGTCCAACGTGCAAGTGTCCATGAATCTGTTGGTCAACGGAAGGCTGTGTGTGTCCCCCAGCCCACTGAAGGCTTTGTGTGTTCCCTGGCTGACCAAAGGCTGGGTGTGTttctgagggctgtgtgtgtctctgagggctgtgtgtgtctctgaGAGCTGTGTGTGTCTCCTAGCCCACTGAAGGCTTTGTGTGTCCTCTGGCTGACCAAAGGCTGTGTGTATttctgagggctgtgtgtgtctctgagggctgtgtgtgtctcCCAGCCCACTGAAGGCTTTGTGTGTCCTCTGGCTGAGCAAAggctgtgtgtgtttctgagggctgtgtgtgtctctgagggctgtgtgtgtctcCCGGCCcactgggggctgcagcccagcattAACAGTCTCTTACACACCAGACTGACAACACTGGTGAGTATTAGAAAGGAATGTCGTATGTGGTTAGAATTTGTATCTAAAAATCatgttgaatctgttaaaaaccaACTAAGAatgacaataatttaaaaataaagctataaaACATGTACAATTATAGAATTTATGTAGTGTTACACAGCGTGATTTTCCTTCTTACTGGTATCCTTCATATGGCTGCATCCATAATTCTACCTATATTATTAAGTAAGACATAATGTTCCCACCACAATCATTTGAGATTAATTGGCCAAATTGGGTCATTCTGCAATGCAAGCACACGCTGAGATGCGCCATTGTACCCCATATGTAATGATTATTtgccaattaaaaattaaaccaaaaagCCAGTATTTTATGAGGATTATTTTACTATGAGATTAATGAGttcttttatttcttatattAGTTTAATCTGTCTTAGGTTGTGCTATTCGCAGACTatacttacaaaataaaaattgcacTGTAATAGAGACGCCCCAGTGTCATCTTCAAGGTGAGAGACACGATGCCGAAGGCGAGAACGTGGTTCTTCTGCGTCTCAGGAGAACAGAGAGGGCGTCGTCTTGATGAGCCTTTGCGACCCTGTCTCCCAGGCGGGCTGGAGGGCTCTGGGAAGGCCAGGCGTTGGGCTGTCTTCTTTTTGAGGTCCCCTCCACGCTCAGGCCGTGACTGCCCCAAGGGTAGGAGCCCCTGCCAGAGTCCCTGGCAGTGCGGTCACTTTCACGACCTGCCCCTCACACCCGGCTCCCCTCTTCCATCTCACACCCGGCATCCCATTTCCACCACCTGACAGTGCGATTGTGTCCTGGTCCCTGAGGTGCCCATGTCCTTTGAAACATTCCACACTTCCCAGAAGACAGGAAGTGAATCTCCAATGAAAACATCACCTGAACCTGGATGCCCAAGCTGAGCCAGAGCCAACACAGACTCTTTCCTCATCACACGTttcacagttttgttttgttgattcaTTTGTGCTTTTAGCTTATGATTATAGACAGAATGCATTTACTGTGCCTGCTGCGAAGGACAATGCAAATGTTTGTGGGACTGGATTCACAAAGAATCACAATGATTTCTGTGTATGTTGCATCCAACCCAAGCCTCTgcccaagaagtgcagcccagacaaccGTGCTAAGCAGCAAAGTTTATTGAAGAGGCAGGTGAACAGACCAACTGGCTGGGGTCAGCTCTGCTTTCCTTCAGAGAGTGATCCTGAGCTGAGGGTTAGAAGGGTTCTTCTTAGAAAGAGTGAGTTACACAGCCATGGGAACCTGGTGAGTTGGCTGCCATATGAGGCTGCCATGGGAATAATGTGTGACCAATGGGTGGGCTATACCAACCACAGGATGCTGTCATGGGGACAGTGGGTAGCTATAGCAGCCACAGGAGGTTGCCATGGGGACAGTGGGTGGACAATGGGTGGGCTACAGCAGCTATAGGAGGCAGCCATGGGACAGTGGGTGGACGATGGGTAGGCTATAGCAACCACAGGATGCTGTCATAGGGACAGTGAGTGGACAGTGGGTGGGCTATACCAACCACAGAATGCTGTTATGGGGACAGTGGGTAGGCTACAGCAGCTATAGGAGGCAGCCATGGGACAGTGGGTGGACGATGGGTAGGCTATAGCAACCACAGGATGCTGTCATAGGGACAGTGGGTGGGCTCAGGCAGCCATGGGAGGCAGCCCGGGAacaatgagtaaataaatcataCAATATTGATTCCTGGAACTGAGGGTTGCTGGcagggcatggtagcctagtgatctggcccaaaaagcaggaaactggcaaagcGTTTTGTACAGGAGCataaagagcaggttagcaaGCTTGTGCAGGgttgaaccaaagtgactccactTTGTGACTGCATTTCACACTCACACTTTGCCAGCATGCTGGGTACTTAGTACCCAATACAACACCAGGACACCATGGTCCTTTGAATCTGGACTTGGACTTTCTGAGCTACAAGTTATGACAACTGTTTTTATCTTGGGATCCGTAAGTTGTTACTTTGCTGAGAGTGAAAGCAGCAGTTGTCTGTCCTGGCTGTGTGTCTCCTCTGTCAAGGACCTGCTTGGGGTAAGGCAGAGAACACTTGGATTGGGTTCCACTGCTTAGCTTCTCAAGCAGGGCCAGGGGCTTGTTTATGGGGTCCCTTCAATTTGTGTATTCCTATTAACATCAGCAAACAGCGCACCATTTCCCTGTACTTTGACAGGCAACATATGCAGAGGTAAAACGTGTTCTGCTCAGTATTCACTCCCAGCACTTCCCAGAGCTGAAGAAGACCAGGTATACAATGATCTTGGGTGTATGTGTGCAGGACACTGAAGCTTTTGTGATTATAGATTTGGGGGAAAGCGTCTAAGGGGTAGCATCTTACAAATACCCCTTCTGGTTCAAACAGCAGGTCTTACAGATGAGCATTTGCCAACATAGCAGCCTGGGAACAGAAGGCATTCACAAGTTGTCCCTAACATCTCCTGAAAATGTAATAGTGCATTCCATCTCCAGGCAAACACAGAGGGATCCTTCAAACATTGTTTACAGAATAATGTTCACACCCACAGCCAGCGCAGAAGCATCAGGGATGGCCAACGAGAGCTTCCCGGCTGGTTTCATCCTTCTGGGATTCTCCGCATGGCCCCAGGTGGAATCCGTTCTCTTCTGGATTGTGATCATCCTCTACACCGTGACCATCCTGGGCAACTCAGCCATCATCTTGCTCTCGTGTGTGGACCCCCGTCTCTAcacccccatgtacttcttccttagCAACCTTTCCTTCTTGGATCTTGGTTTGGCCACAGCCTCTGTGCCCCAGATGCTGTCAAACCTGTGGGGACCAGACAAGAGCATCAGCTACGCAGGCTGTGTGATGCAGCTCTGTGTGTTCCTCTGTGTTGGTGCCACGGAAGGCGTCATGCTGGTGGTCATGGCCTTTGACCGCTATGTGGCTGTCTGCCAGCCTCTGCGCTATACCACCATTGTCCACCGTCCACTCTGTTGGAAGCTGGCACTCACAGCTTGGCTGTCTGGCCTGATGGAATCTTTGATCCAATCTCCCATCACCTTCAAGCTGCCCTTCTGTGCTCACCACCGCCTGGATGACTTTCTGTGTGAAGTTCCTGCTCTCCTACGTCTGGCCTCTGGAGATACCTCCGCCAACGAATGGCAACTGACAATCTCTGCTGTGGCCTTCACCATGGTACCTGTGGGGTTGATCCTGACTTCTTATGGCCGCATAGCTCAAGCAGTGGGGAAAATGAAGTCTGAGGAGGGGAGGCAGAAAGTCATTGCCATCTGCTCCTCCCACCTGCTCGTGGTCTTCATGTTTTATGGGACGGTGGCCATGGTGTACACAGACCCCAAGACCAGCTTTGCTTCCAAGTATGGCAAGTTCTTCACCTTCTTCTACACTGTGGTCACCCCTATGCTGAACCCTCTCGTCTACACGCTGAGGAATAAGGAGGTGAAGGGTGCCTTCCGGAGGGTGCTGAGAAAGGGAATCTGCATAACTGAGTTTGGATAACAGCTTTTGCCTAGAAAGGAACTTCTCACACAACCTTTGAAAAAGTCCTAATGAAGAGTGAATTTAGCAcaataaacatgaaaatttaTGAGCTTGTTTTTGTGATTTTACATGATATTCATTTTGCAAATGCTAAGAACAAATGTAGTAACAGATTTGGCAAATCACAACTAAAGTCTTTCTAGTTAGGGAATCATGTTTATTGCAAAGCTAAGCTCAGGGGACCGTGATCTGTTATTTCTTAAATAATGCAGCTCATTTAACAAACCATTAAAAAATAGAGGGCATAAAATAATAGTTGAATATGAGGGCAAAATAAGGGAGAGGCCGCACTTTGTGGTGTCTTATGTAAGCCTGAAGAAAGGGAGTATTTCCTACAGTGTCCCTGGGTGCTTTTCTCATATCCAGTTCTTTCTGACCAGTTCACAAATACGTGAGTGCGGGGAGCAAGTGGAGAATTTACCACTCACGGGTATATGGAGCAGGTGGCTTCATGTGTAAATTAGAGCTCTAACTTCAATCCAAATTCACTTTTACTCTCAAAGTCAATATTTCTATGGTAAGAATTTGatcaattctgtttttttctatcCGCATAAAATTCATGTTAATGTGAAATAAGTATAAAAATTCCATATAGTTCatggtttgttttatttcctttattacaaagttagagaATCAAGACTGTGCAGGTTGTGCAAAAGAGATGCTGATATTGAAGGGTGCTCCTAGGAATCTAATGTGAAAAATTGACTTAATTTATGACAGCAGAAATTTCTGctgggccagcactatggctcacCAGACTAATTATCCACCTGTAAGTGACAGCAtcttgtatgggtgccagttcttgtcccacctgctccacttcctatgcagctccctgtgtatggcctggaaaagcagcagaggatgactcaaagtgtTGGGAAGATTCccccaaaagctcctggctcctgacttcgaactggctcaactctagccattgtggtcctttgggAGAGTGAGCCACAGATAAAAGAGCTCTCTGACTGTCTCTCTCGTCTCTCTCTgcaaaaatttgtctttcaaatagaaaaataaataattaacaaaagaCATTTTGCTGAGGTTTACTGAATATGGGTGAATAATGAGGTAGTTTTCACAtgggaaaaataaagagaagggaCTAAGAGAAACCTACTTGCTGGAGAAGTAAGAGAGAGTTATAGTTTTGTGTGCTAACTTGAAGATTAACTAGAAATACTTTCTAGAAGTACTTGtataaaaaaagtgtttttgtaaAAGTTTAGAACAACAAAGACTCACAAGATAATGCTTTTTTGTATATCTAAGAGTTGCACATTCATTGCTTTTTGGTGGACTCatcagaaagacagaaatatgaAGGGACTTCCAGACGCTCATGGGAAATTACTTCCCAACGTTGATCCATCATGTGCAAGACACAACTGTAAATGACGAGTGTGATCTGAGGGTCCTGGGGGTGTTAGCTGGAGAAGAGTGGGTACAAGACACTATTGTAAATGATGAGCATCACCTGAAGGTCCTGGGGGTGTTAGCTGGAGAGGAGTGGGTGTGTTTCAGAGATTCTTAGACATCAGGAAGCATtgagaagtcaggagtcagatcAGGACCATGAGGCGGGTCTGAAGACTTCCCATTGAGAACCACATAGGCATGATCTGATTGCATGGAGGAGATGAACAGGGCTGTTGTGATGGGGGATGGCTCTAGCAAACACTTTCTGGAGGATGAGTCCCCATCCTTGACACAGTTTCTCCAAGCTCTCCCATAAGCAGCAGACAATATTCTCTGCCCCTCTGGAAACTCAGCCACATCTCCAACAAACTTGCTGTGACTTTGTTCTTGACCTGTCCTCTTTGGCTCCACCTGAGCCACTTGATTCTTCAGCACTGTGGCTTTTGGTGTGCAGAGAGCGGGAGCTTGAGACATGACTCACATTTCAGGATTGAGAGGCCCCATCATTGCCCAGAGCACTTGACTATGAGAACCCACACCCCAACAACAGTTAGGAAATGAGAATGGCTCAGCACCCTGTAGAGATGAAAGTTAGCCCCGCCCAAAGCTGCAGCAGTGTTGGGATTCTCAGTAGTATTGTGGAAACAGAGAAGGTCGCTCAGTGATGTCCTTATAACAATGGGATGTGTCACTTCCAAACTATAAGCTGACATTGAGCAATACCAGGAGAGGAAGTGAGAGTGAACACAACTCCAGCAAGGGGAGGAAGTGACGCTGAGCACCACTCCAGGGTGGGGAGGAACTGGCGCTGAGCACAACTCCAGGATGGAAGGAGTCATTTCCAGCACTCACTGCAGTGAGGGGAAGTGTAGGTAGAGGGgcccaggaaacagaagaggggTGTCTATAGCCCAGAACTGTTGATGAAGCCCCCCTTGGTGGCCCCAGCAGCCATCTATGAGTGTTGGGTGTCCTACGGTAGTCACAGTTCTGTGAAGGTATTCATCAGGAGAACATGCACTGTCATGACAGAGACGCAGATTTAACAAATGAAGTGTGTGATCCAACGCGtttgatgaaaaaacaaaacaaaaagacaaagttGTGACAATGAACATACAGCATTACTGGTGACTGCTTGGCACACACAGCTTCTTACTGGTGTGAATGCTGGCCACTGGTGTGAGAAAAGCTGGAGGGATACAGTTTCTCTGGGGATGAAGGGGGAACTCTGTgcagtggagggggaggggaaggcctGAACCTGCATGGCTGCAGGGGTCCTGGTGCTGGGGTGGCGAGAGGAGACTGTTGCTAACTGCTCATGTAGCTGTCTGGTCCCGGAGCCACGTGACAGATCCTTCTCCCTCCCAGATTCATCAACAAAGGCATAGCTCCTGTGTCATGGCTCCTATGTCCTGGCTCCCTTGTCACAGTTCTTGTATCAGAGCTCCTGGGTTATGACTCCTGTGTCATGGCTCCCTTGTCATGGATCCTGTGTCATAGCTTGTGGTGTGGCCACTGTCCTCTCATGTTGTCCCATAGCTTCTGCTCTGCCAGATTCAAGGGAGTAGTGATTTGTGATTCTGGGTCgcactctctcttctctgctgggctcTTTGTTTTCTGGCCACAAGGAAAGAGGCAAGGGAAATTTTATTGAAAGAAGCATCAAAAGCTCTCATGCAGccctcctggcctgccccacaaaAGGGATGTTGCTCAGGACTGCCTGAGTCAGACATGCATGGCTCTCTAAGGGAGCTGGGTCACCTGATTGGCATAAATTTCTGTTATTGAGGTGTTCTTTGTGAGCAAAGCAGGGAGTCAGCCGAGCCTGGATATGATTGGTTGGGCCAGCAGCCAATCAACAGTGGCCTCAGTTGTACGCTCAGTTTGCTACGTTGAACCAAGGGGACAACTTTGCTGTGTTAATCACTGCTGAAGTGAGGAGGGTACACACCTGGGGAGCCTGGGATCATATTCAGAGATGACAAACacacaagaaaggaaaagcagcaggtgatggatagGCGGGGTCTCCTACTTGGATGGGGGATGTAGGTCATTAAACTCCACATAAATACAGACAGAACATGGCTGTAAATGAGGACCCTTTCAGTTAGGAATCAATTCTTCCATGGAAGCAGTTCAAGCAATTTTACCGAGCATCAGGTACCAACCAGGATCAAGATGATGCAGTGAAAAtccttctgtgttttccttcacGTGGTTTGTCATGTGGTACCATCATTTGTAATGAGCAGTCCATTCTTTTTCAAACCCAAAGAAATTCACACAGATACCTGGGCAGACGGGTGCTGAAAGAGCAAAGGGAAGCCTGTGCTTACCCCCAaatctcctctcctccccatgCTCTCCTTGGGGTCGCCTCCTCCCGAATCCACAGAGCTGGGGGATTGGAAGCCTCTGGCTTTGAGCCCAGAATGTCACTGTTACAGGTTCATGGAATGAGGCACGGTGGTGCTGTTTGGTGGTAAGTAGCAGCATCTACACCTCTGAGGGTGACCATGCCCTCATCACTGGTGCCATTCAGTCCACCAACCACTTCTTGAGGCTCAGCATTCCAGCGCTGTTCCCATCAGCACGGGACTGGCAAGCTTGACCTCACAGTTCCGTCACTGGGTGTTAATCCCACAACAATGAGCAAGAATGAATTTTATGGCTTATCTCCTTTGCTGCTTGTACACTGGTACTCTGGTGTGTCAATGCTATTAAAAAAATTCGTGCAATTATGGCACCCTATGTGGGATGGCTTTTAGGACTTTGGGCTGACCACGGGTAAGTTGGAAAGGAGACCAGTTCAGCATGAAAGGGTTTCCATGAACTCTAAGATTAATGTTCTTTCCctaaacacaaaaacagaaataagattAATTCCTGAATGTAAGAGTCCTTTCTTATTAGCGTTTTGCCCAAAGATCTCTCATAATGAGAGAAACATCCCCCACTTCCCTCTGGAGCAGGAATCCTGACACACTGACCTGCCTTGATTCTAACTGAGGGTACACTATGACAGGATGGGCTGTTAGCACACTGAAATAGACTGGGTCGTGAAGGGACATGGTGAGGAAATGAGCCCACGGAGGCACACTGGGACAGAACGGCCAGTCAAGGCAGTTCTTAGAGCGCTAGCCTCCTTAAGTGTCTCCTGTTGCTACCCTCTGAGCAGATGGACAGCGTGTCAGCATCCTACTACATGCCCCGGCCACATCcttgttcctcaggctgtagatgaggGGGTTCAGCATGGGTGTGACGATGGTGTAGAAGGCAGACACCACCTTGTCCTGCTCGGGGGTGTGGAAGGCCTGGGGCAGCACGTAGGTATAGAAGGCAGCACCAAAGAAGATGCTGACTACTGCCaagtgggaggagcaggtggtgAAGGCCTTCTGGCGGCCCTCGGGGGAGCGCATGCGGTGAACGGTGACCAGGATGAGGGTGTAGGAGGTGGAGATGACGGAGAGAGGGGTGAGCAGCATCAGGATGCAGCAGATGTACATGAGTGTTCTATACAGGGACGTGTCAGCACAGGCCAGCCTGAGGACTGCCAGGACCTCACAGAAGAAGTGGTCGATGCTGTGGGAGCCGCAGAAAGGGAGGCTCATGGTGATGGAGGTGAGCAGGAAGCCATCCAGGGAGCCGcccagccaggccccagcagccagcagaagGCACACCTTGTGGTTCATGAGAACTGGGTACCTGAGAGGGTTGCAGACAGCCACATAGCGGTCGTAGGCCATGAAGCCCAGCAGGAAGAACTCGGAGCCAATCATGGTCAGGTAGAGGAAGGTCTGGATGCTGCAGGCCAGGAAGGAAATggtcttctctctggaaatcatGTCCACCAGGAGCTTGGGCACGGTGGTGCAGATGAAGAGGGTGTCCATGACGGACAGCTGACCAAGCAGGAAGTACATTGGGGTGTGGAGGCGGGCATCGCCTTGGATCAGAATGACCATGAGCACATTTGCTGCCACAGCCACCACGAAGATGGCTAAGATAACAGTGAACACCACCCCCATGGCCTCGTGGCTCACCAGCAAGCCCAGGAGCACGAAGTCAGATGGCGACCACAAGGTTCTGTTCTGCATTGGTATGGCCTGTAGTGGCTCCCAGGAGACCTGAGGACCTGGAGGGAAATAAGGCCCAGCACGGTGCCTATGGGGAACCTGCAGCAGGGCCAACACTTCAGGGCCTGACTGGTACGAGTTCTGCTAGCTCAGCACCCAGGAGCACAAAATGGACAGTAGGAACTGTGGTGCAACCTCTCCATCTGGGAGAACAGCCCCTTTGTTTTAGCATCTACATTCATGCTGCTGCATGTGCCACAGTGAGTGCTGGACAAGACTACTGTCGGCTCTCCTGCCGTCATTCTCCTGTCCTGCTAGTTCTGCAGCTCTTGCAACTAGGAAGTCACCCAGAGCTCGGCTGGGCAAAGGGAGAGGAATGAGGTGCTTTCCTTGCTGGCTGACCCTTGCCCTGCCCGCATTGCTGTCATCCTAGTGGCTTTCTTCAGACAGTCTTTGCTCTCTCACTTCCTGGCATCTCTCACTGGAAATCACCTTCCAGAATCTAACCCTTGAAAGCAGTCTTCAGTACACTGCTAAACCGATTCCCTGCACGGCTCCCCACTGCTGGGCTTGTGAAGCGGATGACAAATAATGGGGACAAAAACGAAATGCTGCCTGCTTGAAGCCACACCACTCAGAGTTCTCGCAGGAACAGGAtgctccccacgtggccaccTGTCAGTGTTTGCCTGCTGAGCCTGGAGCTGGACTTAACTTCGAGTCATGGAGCGGGAGGTGAGGGCCACAGGGCACCATGCAGGAAGGGCCTGGGACCTTTAACTTCCTTTAGGTGGAAGCAAGCTGGAGTCCAGAGCAGCCAACCTGCAGTCACGTGCTGTCCGAGGCTTGGCCTTGGCCGCTTGACCACCTAAGTGGAACTTTGGAAGTCTGTGTGGACAAATGGTTTCTAATCACTACAGTTAATAAACACTCTAGGTGGCACACCTAGAGTAGAACTGTCTAAAAACTGTTGAGTCTGTTTCGTAAAATCTGTCagagaaattgtttttaaaacatgcCACTGTCTTTTACTTTAATCTGAAATGAAGCACAAGGGGATCTCCCACATTCTCTATGAATGTTCTAGAAAGCAAGTTAGCCACAGAATCCAAGACCAAACAGAAATTCTAATTGTATCTCTAAATTACTGAGGTTTGTGTATATGAAcacacttcaagaagttcatggaaagtggaactgagAGATCTGTTAGGGGCATGTGTTTGGCTTGGCAGTAAAACTGCTGGTTGGCATGCTCAGGGCCCACGATGGCGTGCCTACCTCCAGCCTCCTGCGCCGGGAGGCAGCGCTCTTGGCCAGGGCGGGAGAGTTCTTGTCACCCACCTGGAAGAATTGTGTTGAGCttttggctccaggctccagccttgCGCGGCCTTGGCTCTGGCAAGAGGTTGGAGTGTGAACTAACACATAGGAACCCTCTCAGTCCTCtcactgtttctcaaataaataaatgcatttttaaagtcattttgatTAGGTGTGGAAGATCTGAAATCTAAGCCTATCAGGAGCCTATAGAAGTTTGAGAAAACATATTATGGAAACATTATACACGATTTTCAAAGTTTTCACACCAAAATAGGCTATCTTTTGCTTCTAATTTTTACAAGCTTTTTGAATTCTCCTGCCACCTATCTGAGCCAACTCTCCCTGGCTAATATCCTTAGCACCTTGGCTATAGATGACCGGTACGTCAGCACAGCCGGCCGCTGGGGCAGGACTCACAGCCCCTCTGTCTGTGCCTGCTATGGCAGCTGTCGTTCAGTTATGTCTCTGTAGTGTCATGATGAACCTGGACACCACATCAAAGGGGGACATAAAATAGATCAATTCATCCTCTACGGAACAGACTGCAAGAGGAAGACAGGAGTCAGTGTGGTCCAACTCCTGGTTCCGAAGACAGGAAGGGCTGGGAACTCAGGGAGGAGGGTGGGCGGGGGATTCTATCCTCCACTTTCAGGGCAGGGTGTGGTCCTCCCTGACCAGTCCTGGGTTTCTGACCTGCAGAGAAGTCGTGTTACGAACTGAGTGTGTGGTCTCAGCAACCACAGCCACAGGAAACTACTGATACCCAACAACACCCTCAGCTTGCAGATGCAGCGGGGAcggccagagggaggcagagccCACTGTAAGTAAGTGACCCTCAGGACGAGGGAGGCAGAGCCCACTCCAAGTAAAGGACCCCTGAGGACAAAGGAGGCAGAGCCTACTCCGTGACTCCCACCTCCAGGACATGCTTACTCCAACAGAGGCATTTAACACATGAGCGATCCTGACATAGTGAGCTGGAAGATTACTAGGTAATC
It encodes the following:
- the LOC101521234 gene encoding olfactory receptor 2H1-like, producing MANESFPAGFILLGFSAWPQVESVLFWIVIILYTVTILGNSAIILLSCVDPRLYTPMYFFLSNLSFLDLGLATASVPQMLSNLWGPDKSISYAGCVMQLCVFLCVGATEGVMLVVMAFDRYVAVCQPLRYTTIVHRPLCWKLALTAWLSGLMESLIQSPITFKLPFCAHHRLDDFLCEVPALLRLASGDTSANEWQLTISAVAFTMVPVGLILTSYGRIAQAVGKMKSEEGRQKVIAICSSHLLVVFMFYGTVAMVYTDPKTSFASKYGKFFTFFYTVVTPMLNPLVYTLRNKEVKGAFRRVLRKGICITEFG
- the LOC101520994 gene encoding olfactory receptor 2T11, which codes for MQNRTLWSPSDFVLLGLLVSHEAMGVVFTVILAIFVVAVAANVLMVILIQGDARLHTPMYFLLGQLSVMDTLFICTTVPKLLVDMISREKTISFLACSIQTFLYLTMIGSEFFLLGFMAYDRYVAVCNPLRYPVLMNHKVCLLLAAGAWLGGSLDGFLLTSITMSLPFCGSHSIDHFFCEVLAVLRLACADTSLYRTLMYICCILMLLTPLSVISTSYTLILVTVHRMRSPEGRQKAFTTCSSHLAVVSIFFGAAFYTYVLPQAFHTPEQDKVVSAFYTIVTPMLNPLIYSLRNKDVAGACSRMLTRCPSAQRVATGDT